In the genome of Paenibacillus pabuli, the window ACAGACAGTTTAATACGGAGGAATTATTACAGGTGACGGACTCCTATTGGGGCGCTTCGTACAGTCGTCTGGAGTGGCTGCTTGAGATCATGGGACATGTGTATCATCACAGGGGGCAGCTGCATACGATGCTGACGCTGACTGGTATAGAGCCCAAAGTGGCATTGTTCGAATAGATAGACCCAGGTCCATAAGGCGTGATTTTGCCTGAATATAGAGCAAGATATAATAGAATACATAGAGCATTTTATCGGCTATAAGCAGCGGTTAAGCAAGGATTAGATCGACGATCCTATACGTTAATAATAGGGATTGCCGGATCAGCTACAAGTAAAGAAAACCAACGTCTCCAAATGCCATATTGTCAGTAGAAACTAAAATAGTAAGTTCGGAAAATCTTCTAGTAGGGACGTGTAAAATGAGTTTAAAAGAAAAGTTGATATTAATAAAAGAGAATGGCTACCAAGCACCTCACGATACATTCCAGTTGATACAAGAAATGATGGTTAACATCGGTTCTTTGGATGCCCAACTACGTGATGACCTAATTTATACAACCTTATCCAATTGGATTCCTGATAATACTTTAACAGTAAAGGAACTAGAACAACTTCTACCCGTTGTTTTGGATAAAAAGCATTTGCTTTTTAGGCTTGGTGAAACCCATACAGACTCTGTCTTTACTCGATCGTTCTCTATGCTGGTTATCCCGCTCCTCCTTATGAGGCATAGAGAGTCACCATATCTCTCAAGAGAGCATATTCATCAGATAAAAGAGAACGTGTTTTACAATGTGCAAAAAGAGCGAGATTACCGCGGGTATGACGAAGAAAAAGGTTGGGCTCATGCCATAGCCCATGCAGCAGATGTTTTAGACGAATTGGCCCAATGTTCCGAGCTGGATAAAACTGACCTTTTAACCATCCTCGATTTGGTTTACGAAAAGATGACCATAACTGATCGAGTTTACTCCGATGGGGAAGATGAAAGAATAGTAAAATCCATAATTAGTGTTTTAAATAGAAAAATACTTAGTCAGACTTATGTAGAACAATGGATTCAGCGTTTTGGTGATGTGGAGAAAAATCCAGAATTCCTTCCTGCCTTTAGGCAAAAAAATAATATAAAGAACTTTTTGAAAAGTTTATACTTTCGAATCAAATTTCACAAAGTGGATGCTGATCTCTGCCCAACAATCGAACATACTTTATATAAAATAGAACAAGTATACTATTCCTGAAAAACAACGTTTTCTTTTCTTTCAAAGGCGATGATTTTCGCAGATTCATTTCCTAGTGGTATACTTTGAACAAGCAATGATTCATGGAATGGAAAGGAATAATGCCGTGGCACAGCCAGCAACCATTCTGCTTGTGGATGATGAGCAGGATATTATTAAACTGATGGAGATTTATTTTGGCAATGAAGGGTACCGGGTTCTGACAGCCAGTGATGGGATTGAGGCGCTTGAACAGTTGAATAAAGAGTCAATTGATCTGATTATTCTGGATGTCATGATGCCAAATATGGACGGAATTGAAGCATGCATGAAAATTCGGGAAGAGCAGAAAATGCCGATCATTATGCTGTCCGCCAAAAGCATGGATATGGATAAAATCACAGGGCTGAGCATCGGCGCTGATGATTATGTGACCAAGCCGTTTAACCCGCTTGAACTTGTGGCACGGGCAAAGTCACAGCTTCGCAGGTATCATACCTTCAATGAGGGCCGGGAGAACAAGGAGCATGAGTGGGTGATTGACGATCTGGTCATCAACACGGATACGCATGAGGTGTGGGTGGATGAGCAGCCTGTTCGCCTGACTCCCCGTGAATTTGCTGTTCTGGAGCTCCTGGCACGCCATCAAGGCTCTGTGCTTAGTATGGAACAGATCTACAGGCAGGTCTGGAAAGAAGAGTTTATGGAGTCCAACAACACCGTCATGGTGCATATCCGCAAGATTCGTGAGAAAATCGAACTCGACAGCAAACATCCCAAGTTCATACAGACGGTATGGGGTGTTGGATATAAGATGATCAAACCACAATAAGCAAGTGCGTCTATAAGGTTGTTGGATATAGAGCGTGAGCAGGGAGTTCCGAAATGAATTCAAAATTAATTAACACAGTAAGGTGGAAATTTATCTACGCATTTCTGCTGAGTGGCATTTTGACGGCGGCTATTTTGTATGGGGGCAGCAAAGTGGTACACTCCATTCTGGCGGCTCAGACCTATCCTGATTATTCGATCCCTGCAAGGGGCATCAGATGGCTGGTGAACAATATTGGGTCGGTGCCATTAATGATTATGGTTGGTGTACTTGGCTTTGTGCTGTTCTTTTTCCTGTTCACGCGCAGGGTGATGCTGGTTCTGGACGAGATAACAGCGGGAATTCAGGAAGTTGCCAAAGGAGAGCTGTCTCATCGGATTGAGGTGAAGACATCGGATGAATTTGGCGTTGTGGCTGCCAGTATTAACCAGATGGCTGAACAATTGCAGTTGTCATTGCAGGAGGAGCGCAGTGCAGTCGCTGCAAAAAATGATTTGATAACGGGCATTTCTCATGATTTGAGGACTCCGCTAACCTCCATTCTTGGATTTTTGGAGTACATCGAGAAGGATCGATACCAGGATGAAATTGAGATGCGCTATTATGTGAGTATAGCGTACGAGAAATCCTTAACATTAAGGAAACTGATCGACGATTTATTCGAATATACCCGTGTCAGTGGTGGAAGCCTGCCCTTGTCATTGACTTCCTTGAACCTGAACCCGTTTCTGATGCAGCTTGCAGAAGAATTCGCTCCGATGCTGGAAGAAGCGGGCATGACATATCAGATCATTGGCGGACAAGAGCCTTTGTGGATTCAAGCCGCTCCAGGCGAGCTTGTTCGTGCATATGAGAACCTGTTCAGTAACGCGATCCGTTATGGAGCACAGGGAAAGGTGATGGAAATCGCGTTGTCTCTTGAAGGGGAAGAAGCCGTGGTGCGCATTAGCAATTATGGTGAACCGATTCCGGCGCAGGATTTGCCGCATCTATTCGATCGATTCTATCGGGTCGACAAATCCCGCTCTCGTGATACGGGCGGGACCGGACTGGGGCTGGCTATTGCCAAATCCATGATTGAATTACATCACGGGAGTATTGCTGCTTATAGTGAACAAGGCAGAACCGATTTTGTTACGCGTTTTCCGGTCGTTGCTCCTCCGATGAACAGAAATCAAGAGGAACAGTTAAGAAAATGATAAGAAGTTACCCACTTCCTCATTAAGAAATATTCGATATTCTTAACCTCAATCATACACATGATCTGCAAAATTGAGGAGGATGCCGAATATGAGATTATTTTTACGTACAGTCAGACTGAGATACATATATATCTGTGGAGCGAGCGCAATACTTAGCGCAGCGCTCCTATTTGTCGTTTATCACATGTTACGTTTTGCCCACCAACATATTCTATCTGAGACAACAGGTTTAACTCGCGTTATGTATTGGATGATCAACCACATCGGTACAACGCCATTGATTATTTTTATCGGGGGTGGTCTATTTTCTTTGTTTTTTTGGATTCGATCCCAGAAGATTGCGGATGACCTCAAGGTGATTGGTCATGGAACTTATGAACTGGCACATGGCCGAATTCCAGCACAGATTGAAGTGATGAACGGCGGAGAACTGCGGCAGATTGCTGCCGATCTGAATGAAGTTGCCATACGTATACAAGCAGAGCGGATAAACAATTCAGACTATAACTGGATAGATCGAGAACCGAGAGGGGAAGATTGGATCAGTTCTGGTGTGTATGGTGATGAAAGTAACCGGCAACAAATAACCCAACAAGTGGTATTAGAAAGCGAGAAAAACCATAAGAAATACATACAGGAGGAGTTGAATGGATCACCATCACCATCTGGTCGCATAAGTGCTGATCTTCCGATTAAACTTACACTCTACGGTGTCCGTTCCTCGCTGGATACGATTATGGAGGGACGCTGCCGTGATGAAGCTGAGATTCAGCACTGGGTCAGGCTGGCATATGAACAGACGTTAAGGCTGGAGCTTGCCCTGGATTCCATGGAAATGAAGCCACAGGAACATTCAGACTCCATTTCACATGTCTTCAGGGAGCCTGAATGTTGAGATCCAACATAAGGCGCGGAATGTATCACATATTTGATGCCTCTGTAGTATTCGTTATTTTGCTAGCGTTCGGCTATATCTATCTGGTTACTTACGGCGAAGGTGTACTTCGCAATCATCCCGAGGCCATTTCGGTGGCCTCTTCCACCGTCATTATCAATGCGGATGGAACAGAAATTTCGAGATTACAAGTACAAACCAAGGGATATGCGGAGCATGCCAGTTTAAAGGATATGCCTGATCTGTTAAAGCAGGCGTTTCTGGCTACGGAAGATCGACGTTTCTATACCCACGATGGACTGGATTTTATCGGCATTGGCAGGGCGGTTGTGCAGGATGTTTTACATATGAACCTGAGTCAGGGAGGCAGCTCCATTACACAGCAGCTGGCCCGGAATCTGTACTTGAACGGGGATAAAACGCTGGGTCGCAAAGTGAATGAAATGTCGATTGCCGTGGCGATGGAAAAGCGATTTAGCAAGGATGAGCTATTGGAGCTGTATTTGAATCATATTTATATGGGACGACAGCAATATGGGGTTAAAGCAGCGGCTTGGCGCTACTTTGGGATTAAGGATTTACATCAGTTGGAGATCTGGCAAATGGCTACACTGGCCGGAATTCCCAAAGGACCTTCTATATACAATCCGGTGGATCAGGAAGACCTATCCAAAGAAAGGCGTTCTGTCGTTCTTGGCCTCATGCATGAGCAAGGAATCATTACTAAGAGACAGATGGAGGAAGCGCGAAGTGTGGATTATACACCGCCCAATTCAACATCTGCATCGACTCCAGGCTCGTCATTGCCTGCATACGTGTCTGCTTTGGATGCGGTCATCGAGGAGGCTTCCCGTTTAACAGGCAAGAGTGGAGCAGAGATACAATCCGCAGGCTGGATTATTCGTACGGGATTGGATGATCAAGCGCAGCTTGCGATGGAGCAAACATTCCGTGAATCTTCCCGGTTCACCGATGATCGTAAGGATGAGCAAGTACAGGCGAGCATGGTCATTCTGGACCAGCATAATGGTG includes:
- a CDS encoding DUF2785 domain-containing protein, whose product is MSLKEKLILIKENGYQAPHDTFQLIQEMMVNIGSLDAQLRDDLIYTTLSNWIPDNTLTVKELEQLLPVVLDKKHLLFRLGETHTDSVFTRSFSMLVIPLLLMRHRESPYLSREHIHQIKENVFYNVQKERDYRGYDEEKGWAHAIAHAADVLDELAQCSELDKTDLLTILDLVYEKMTITDRVYSDGEDERIVKSIISVLNRKILSQTYVEQWIQRFGDVEKNPEFLPAFRQKNNIKNFLKSLYFRIKFHKVDADLCPTIEHTLYKIEQVYYS
- a CDS encoding response regulator transcription factor, encoding MERNNAVAQPATILLVDDEQDIIKLMEIYFGNEGYRVLTASDGIEALEQLNKESIDLIILDVMMPNMDGIEACMKIREEQKMPIIMLSAKSMDMDKITGLSIGADDYVTKPFNPLELVARAKSQLRRYHTFNEGRENKEHEWVIDDLVINTDTHEVWVDEQPVRLTPREFAVLELLARHQGSVLSMEQIYRQVWKEEFMESNNTVMVHIRKIREKIELDSKHPKFIQTVWGVGYKMIKPQ
- a CDS encoding sensor histidine kinase, yielding MNSKLINTVRWKFIYAFLLSGILTAAILYGGSKVVHSILAAQTYPDYSIPARGIRWLVNNIGSVPLMIMVGVLGFVLFFFLFTRRVMLVLDEITAGIQEVAKGELSHRIEVKTSDEFGVVAASINQMAEQLQLSLQEERSAVAAKNDLITGISHDLRTPLTSILGFLEYIEKDRYQDEIEMRYYVSIAYEKSLTLRKLIDDLFEYTRVSGGSLPLSLTSLNLNPFLMQLAEEFAPMLEEAGMTYQIIGGQEPLWIQAAPGELVRAYENLFSNAIRYGAQGKVMEIALSLEGEEAVVRISNYGEPIPAQDLPHLFDRFYRVDKSRSRDTGGTGLGLAIAKSMIELHHGSIAAYSEQGRTDFVTRFPVVAPPMNRNQEEQLRK
- a CDS encoding transglycosylase domain-containing protein — translated: MYHIFDASVVFVILLAFGYIYLVTYGEGVLRNHPEAISVASSTVIINADGTEISRLQVQTKGYAEHASLKDMPDLLKQAFLATEDRRFYTHDGLDFIGIGRAVVQDVLHMNLSQGGSSITQQLARNLYLNGDKTLGRKVNEMSIAVAMEKRFSKDELLELYLNHIYMGRQQYGVKAAAWRYFGIKDLHQLEIWQMATLAGIPKGPSIYNPVDQEDLSKERRSVVLGLMHEQGIITKRQMEEARSVDYTPPNSTSASTPGSSLPAYVSALDAVIEEASRLTGKSGAEIQSAGWIIRTGLDDQAQLAMEQTFRESSRFTDDRKDEQVQASMVILDQHNGEVKAMMGGRDPVKGGINRATTDARQPGSAFKPIIAYGPALESGRFNPGSKLPDQRMKYGGYQPNNLGGRYRGTVTMAQALEKSINAPAVWLLHETGLNQAHQFASRLGIELGKEDLNLSIALGGLHKGVSPLKMAQAYSVFANNGKFNTAHLIREITDSRGRTIYVFKPENKQVISTSTATVMTGMLQDVVSQGTGSRAQLGRHKVAGKTGTTQAALPGISKEANRDLWFVGYTNKWTAAVWVGFDRTDAEHYMRSGSGVAADLFASVMKRALP